In a genomic window of Methanobacterium alcaliphilum:
- the mobB gene encoding molybdopterin-guanine dinucleotide biosynthesis protein B, with protein sequence MKIIAIVGSKNTGKTSLSIRIIEELVDREYKVGSIKHSHHPMEVDTAGKDTWKHAQAGSEMVVGSGANSFMILDDEMDLDNLLFIMKSIKNPDYVVVEGYKQYPYANISTSDFKDDYTIKQVDSFNLTEDDICNLVDLIEERSFGIHQNLDYKKYGFKSIGEMTSALTRGEAGESPQEADEIVLGVDGKIIPLNDFVRAFLESGVKGMVDSLKTEEFGAENLDNIQLLIQSKKK encoded by the coding sequence ATGAAAATAATAGCCATAGTAGGTAGTAAAAATACTGGAAAAACCTCTTTAAGTATTCGGATTATTGAAGAGCTGGTTGACAGAGAATACAAAGTAGGATCTATTAAACACAGTCACCACCCCATGGAAGTAGATACAGCCGGAAAAGATACATGGAAACATGCACAGGCTGGTTCAGAAATGGTGGTGGGTTCTGGGGCAAACTCTTTTATGATTTTAGATGATGAAATGGACTTAGATAATCTTTTATTTATCATGAAATCCATTAAAAACCCGGACTATGTAGTAGTGGAAGGTTACAAACAGTACCCTTACGCCAATATCTCAACTTCTGATTTTAAGGACGATTACACCATAAAACAGGTGGATTCTTTTAATTTAACAGAGGACGATATTTGTAATCTGGTGGATTTAATTGAAGAACGAAGTTTTGGTATTCACCAGAATCTAGATTATAAAAAATATGGCTTTAAAAGTATAGGAGAAATGACTAGTGCCTTGACTCGAGGAGAAGCAGGCGAATCTCCACAGGAAGCAGATGAAATAGTACTCGGTGTGGATGGTAAAATAATACCTTTAAACGACTTTGTCCGGGCATTTCTAGAAAGTGGTGTTAAAGGCATGGTTGATTCTTTAAAAACTGAAGAATTCGGAGCTGAGAATTTAGACAATATACAGCTTTTGATTCAAAGTAAAAAGAAATAA
- the moaA gene encoding GTP 3',8-cyclase MoaA translates to MELENKIKDPFKRPVISLRISITGRCNVKCLYCHHDGILPQDYEMTPDEIFQIAKIARDIGIEKIRLSGGEPLIRPDIVEIVEKISTLGFRDVSITTNGTLLERYADELVKVGLNRVNVSLDTLNPETYQFITSKDYLEHTKKGIQAAAKAGMNPVKVNMVVMKDLNHDEIWDMFQFCKKNGAVLQLIELLKTESCPDTEFIDQYHYEMDDLEEELAEISDKVKTRAFMQDRKKYFVDDGEIEIVKPMDNTEFCKNCTRLRITPDGKIKPCLLRNDNLVDIIGAIRSGETPEELKRIFIDAIENREPFYDGC, encoded by the coding sequence ATGGAACTCGAAAATAAAATCAAAGACCCATTTAAAAGACCAGTAATTTCTCTCAGAATATCCATAACTGGCCGCTGCAATGTAAAATGCTTATACTGTCATCACGACGGTATTTTACCACAGGACTACGAAATGACTCCTGATGAGATTTTTCAAATAGCCAAAATAGCTCGAGATATTGGTATTGAAAAAATCAGGTTATCTGGTGGCGAACCACTAATAAGGCCAGATATTGTAGAAATCGTTGAGAAAATATCCACACTTGGTTTTAGAGACGTTTCCATAACTACCAACGGAACTCTTTTAGAACGATACGCCGATGAATTGGTTAAAGTAGGATTAAATAGAGTTAATGTGAGTCTGGATACCTTAAATCCAGAAACATATCAATTTATCACTAGCAAAGACTATTTGGAACATACTAAAAAAGGAATTCAGGCCGCGGCTAAAGCTGGAATGAACCCAGTTAAGGTAAACATGGTGGTCATGAAGGACCTTAATCATGATGAAATATGGGATATGTTCCAGTTTTGTAAAAAAAATGGTGCAGTACTACAACTTATAGAACTACTTAAAACTGAAAGTTGTCCAGATACTGAGTTCATTGACCAGTACCACTATGAAATGGATGATTTGGAAGAAGAACTTGCTGAAATATCCGATAAAGTTAAAACCAGAGCATTCATGCAAGATAGAAAGAAATATTTCGTGGATGATGGAGAAATAGAGATTGTAAAACCCATGGACAATACAGAGTTCTGTAAAAACTGTACCAGATTACGGATTACGCCAGATGGCAAAATAAAACCATGCTTACTTAGAAATGATAATTTAGTGGATATTATTGGAGCAATTCGTTCTGGTGAGACTCCAGAAGAGTTAAAAAGGATCTTTATTGATGCCATTGAGAATAGAGAGCCCTTTTATGACGGCTGTTGA
- a CDS encoding sensor histidine kinase codes for MKDSSSLIKFRSMVLILIGALIVLFIIPISLWNTYLFSTYMDLLTPIVSFFAAGLLIYTAACSYMAKNGAFRAWIVLFLAMFLYSFASLFYFVLDSFNSFSLFNISDMIYMAAYPLLLIGLFLLMNKPFKIKYKDFLDVVIVMVSIFFIVWFYLIWPTVGPSQPNTISDLLSISYLFLDLVVLLAVLLLAFNENRKIRDFSVALFSLGMFLQILGDMIYAYNAVNPVLAYNWLFTMFYTANSFLIIGAIAGYLNNIDTDLSLIYSYKEKTLQNYLFSYLPLILVLFTYSLLIITTPSPALIWGVGVVVSLVILRQIIYLNEIKNAQKVLKMNKELISEKKEQLSFITSNTVDLITELDNKGILKYVSPSSAHVLGYLPEYMVGKSIYIFIHPDDEQRMRDLVKESLESLVDMKLQYRAKNAREKYIWMESVGKPFFENNNLKGFIYSSRDITERKNSEEFVKKSLNEKEALLKEIHHRVNNNLQIIISLLNLQSRNVVDKKDAELFFESQNRVKSMAMIYEKLYQSDDLNYINFSDYLKTLINHLMYTYSQNLYRVNLELDIDEINLNIETSVPCGLIINELVSNSLKHAFPFGRKGKITVEMHNENEEYVLLIGDNGVGFSMDLEINHTNLGLSLVYSLIDQLDATIERLDGKGTFYKIKFMELKYEGRI; via the coding sequence ATGAAAGATTCATCATCTTTAATTAAATTCAGATCAATGGTATTGATATTAATTGGGGCTTTAATTGTTCTCTTCATTATCCCTATTTCCTTATGGAATACCTACTTATTTTCAACTTATATGGATCTCCTAACTCCAATAGTTAGTTTTTTTGCAGCAGGTTTGCTAATTTACACCGCAGCATGCTCATACATGGCTAAAAATGGAGCATTTAGGGCATGGATAGTATTATTTCTGGCTATGTTTTTATATTCATTCGCCAGTCTTTTTTATTTTGTTTTAGATAGTTTTAATTCATTTTCGTTATTCAATATTTCTGACATGATATATATGGCTGCTTATCCATTATTACTGATAGGATTATTTCTTTTAATGAACAAACCATTTAAAATCAAATATAAAGATTTTTTAGATGTTGTAATTGTGATGGTATCTATATTCTTTATAGTATGGTTTTATTTGATATGGCCCACCGTGGGGCCCAGCCAACCAAACACAATATCTGACTTATTATCCATATCTTATCTCTTCTTAGACCTGGTAGTGCTACTGGCAGTATTACTGTTAGCATTTAATGAGAACAGGAAAATACGTGATTTCTCAGTGGCCTTGTTTTCCCTGGGAATGTTCCTTCAGATATTGGGGGATATGATATATGCGTATAATGCAGTTAATCCAGTTTTAGCTTATAACTGGTTATTTACAATGTTTTATACTGCAAATTCGTTTTTAATAATAGGGGCAATCGCCGGTTACCTAAATAATATTGACACGGATCTAAGTTTAATATACTCTTACAAGGAAAAAACACTTCAAAATTACTTGTTTTCATATTTACCGTTAATATTGGTGCTTTTTACTTACAGTCTATTAATTATCACTACACCAAGCCCGGCTTTGATCTGGGGTGTGGGTGTGGTAGTATCTTTAGTAATTTTGAGGCAAATAATTTATTTAAATGAGATAAAAAATGCTCAAAAAGTTCTAAAAATGAATAAAGAATTAATATCTGAAAAAAAAGAACAGTTAAGTTTTATTACATCAAATACTGTGGATTTAATAACAGAATTAGATAATAAAGGAATTTTGAAGTATGTAAGTCCTTCTTCTGCTCATGTTTTAGGCTACCTCCCTGAATATATGGTTGGAAAATCAATTTATATTTTCATTCATCCTGATGACGAACAGAGAATGCGTGACCTTGTTAAAGAATCGCTGGAGTCGTTGGTTGATATGAAATTACAATATCGGGCCAAAAATGCTCGGGAAAAGTATATTTGGATGGAATCAGTTGGAAAACCTTTTTTTGAAAATAATAATCTTAAAGGATTTATTTATAGTAGTAGGGATATCACTGAACGTAAAAATTCTGAAGAATTTGTTAAAAAGTCTTTAAATGAAAAAGAGGCCTTGCTTAAAGAGATTCATCATAGGGTAAATAATAATTTACAGATAATTATAAGCCTTTTGAATTTACAGTCTCGAAATGTAGTTGATAAAAAGGATGCTGAATTATTTTTTGAAAGCCAGAATAGGGTTAAATCCATGGCTATGATATATGAAAAACTCTACCAATCAGATGATTTAAATTATATAAATTTTTCTGATTACTTAAAAACTTTAATTAATCATTTGATGTATACTTATTCTCAAAATTTATACCGGGTTAATCTGGAGTTAGATATTGACGAAATAAACCTGAATATTGAAACATCTGTCCCTTGCGGCTTAATAATAAATGAACTGGTTTCAAACTCATTAAAACACGCTTTTCCATTTGGAAGAAAGGGAAAAATAACAGTTGAAATGCACAACGAAAATGAAGAATATGTTCTATTGATAGGTGATAATGGGGTTGGGTTTTCTATGGATTTAGAAATAAACCACACTAATCTGGGGTTAAGCTTAGTTTATTCTTTAATTGATCAATTAGATGCTACAATTGAACGTTTAGATGGAAAAGGAACATTTTATAAGATTAAATTCATGGAATTGAAATATGAGGGGAGAATATAA
- a CDS encoding SulP family inorganic anion transporter — MKNISKYIPITQWAKSYNKEWLRSDIIAGITVGAFTIPEVMAYVSLANVPPEIGLYAAMVALLVYMIFGSSRQLSIGPTSTISILVGSTLGSLAIPNASQYMMMVSLIAVATGLLGLISWTLRLGFIVKFISKTVLTGFLAGIALLIAAGQLPKLFGITGGSGTFFERIYYLILHLDQTNIYTLIIGISGIILLYIGHKKYPKLPHTLFLVIGSIIVLTITNLSAFGVEVVGTIPQGLPAPIIPDPNLIDLNILITLAVTVFLVSYIEGYLFAAEYAAKYQYKLNSNQELLAFGASNLMVGIFQGLPIGGTLSRTAVNDDNGAKTQLSGGVSALIIILVLLFFTGVFYNLPEVILASIVLYVIKGLVDIPHFRSIYRFSKIEFIIALVTLFSVLFLGALEGIVIGVILSVVGLLKNMYNPHIAILGRIPGTNRFLDIQRHLEGEIFSHTLIVRIDGSQIFLNTENIKDTLIDLVDHKYKDTKLFILDFESSAFIDYSGIEMLEELYGELKMRGIKLKAANMYGPLRDSIRKSSLEKKIVENEVSLSIEEYLKNWDEYNQQKKN, encoded by the coding sequence ATGAAAAACATCTCCAAATACATTCCCATAACACAATGGGCTAAATCTTACAATAAAGAGTGGTTAAGGTCAGATATCATAGCCGGAATCACTGTAGGAGCTTTTACCATACCAGAGGTTATGGCTTATGTTTCTCTTGCCAATGTACCTCCAGAAATAGGTTTGTATGCTGCCATGGTGGCATTATTAGTTTACATGATTTTTGGTTCATCCCGACAACTATCCATTGGTCCCACATCCACCATATCCATATTAGTAGGGTCCACGCTGGGTTCTTTGGCCATACCCAATGCCAGCCAGTACATGATGATGGTTTCACTTATTGCTGTGGCCACCGGGTTGTTGGGTTTGATTTCCTGGACTCTGCGTTTGGGTTTTATTGTTAAATTCATTTCCAAAACAGTTTTAACTGGTTTTTTAGCAGGTATAGCTTTATTAATTGCTGCAGGTCAACTTCCAAAACTATTTGGAATAACAGGAGGATCCGGAACTTTTTTTGAACGAATTTATTATCTTATTCTGCATCTGGATCAAACAAACATTTATACTCTGATTATTGGGATATCTGGCATTATTTTACTATATATCGGCCATAAAAAGTACCCAAAACTACCACATACTCTTTTTTTAGTTATTGGCTCAATAATAGTTCTTACAATTACCAATTTATCTGCATTTGGCGTTGAAGTGGTTGGCACCATACCTCAGGGTTTGCCGGCGCCTATTATACCCGACCCCAACTTAATAGATTTAAATATACTGATAACACTGGCGGTCACTGTATTCTTAGTCAGTTACATTGAAGGTTACTTATTTGCCGCAGAATATGCCGCTAAATACCAATATAAACTCAATAGCAATCAAGAACTACTGGCTTTCGGGGCCTCTAATTTAATGGTGGGTATTTTCCAAGGCTTGCCTATCGGTGGAACATTATCTCGTACTGCTGTCAATGATGATAACGGCGCTAAAACCCAATTATCTGGAGGAGTATCTGCCTTAATAATTATTTTAGTGCTTTTATTTTTTACGGGAGTTTTTTACAACTTGCCCGAAGTTATACTGGCATCTATTGTGCTTTATGTTATTAAAGGGCTGGTTGATATCCCTCATTTTCGTTCTATCTATAGATTCAGTAAGATAGAATTTATCATTGCATTAGTGACACTTTTTTCAGTCCTTTTTCTAGGAGCTCTGGAAGGAATTGTCATAGGAGTAATACTGTCAGTTGTGGGATTGCTTAAAAATATGTACAACCCCCACATAGCCATATTAGGGCGCATACCCGGGACTAACCGATTTTTAGATATTCAACGTCATCTTGAAGGAGAAATATTTTCCCATACGCTTATTGTTAGAATAGATGGCTCCCAAATATTCCTAAATACAGAAAATATTAAAGATACTCTTATTGACCTGGTAGATCATAAATACAAAGATACTAAATTATTTATTCTGGATTTTGAATCTTCAGCTTTCATTGATTATTCGGGAATTGAGATGCTAGAAGAACTTTATGGCGAACTTAAAATGCGAGGCATTAAACTTAAAGCAGCCAATATGTATGGTCCTTTAAGGGATTCAATTCGAAAAAGCAGTCTTGAGAAAAAAATAGTAGAAAATGAAGTTTCTTTAAGTATTGAAGAATATCTTAAAAATTGGGATGAATATAACCAGCAGAAAAAAAATTAA
- a CDS encoding pyridoxamine 5'-phosphate oxidase family protein: MEFEDCIKFANETPVCYLATVDGDQPRVRALGFWFADETGFYFQIGDIKDMYGQMQANPKVEACFWQPDEHTGTMMRVAGEVEFVDDISLKKKVLEDRPFLKEFGMTFDSPGLIIFKIPKGQAYFWTMATNFQPKEMINFGD, encoded by the coding sequence ATGGAATTTGAAGATTGTATAAAATTTGCCAATGAAACTCCAGTATGTTATCTGGCCACTGTAGATGGGGATCAACCACGAGTTAGAGCTTTAGGTTTCTGGTTTGCAGATGAAACAGGGTTTTACTTTCAAATAGGGGATATCAAAGATATGTATGGGCAGATGCAAGCTAATCCAAAAGTAGAAGCATGCTTCTGGCAACCTGATGAACATACAGGGACCATGATGCGGGTTGCAGGTGAAGTAGAATTTGTGGATGATATATCGTTAAAGAAAAAAGTCTTGGAAGATAGACCGTTTCTTAAAGAATTTGGAATGACTTTTGACAGTCCTGGGCTGATTATTTTTAAAATACCTAAAGGACAGGCTTATTTCTGGACAATGGCTACTAATTTCCAGCCAAAAGAAATGATTAATTTTGGGGATTAA
- a CDS encoding NADH-ubiquinone oxidoreductase-F iron-sulfur binding region domain-containing protein, which yields MKLEEIVLKEKKDYNDLFSNKNAVLIGSATCGNSAGAQIAQKIIKEELEKAEYDCDIVDVGCIGLCYVEPIITVLKPDQPAVFYGNVTKKVARQIVNSHIIKGEPLQEYALGTYGEGRIDGINSLFEEKSMKLQERRILRNCGLIDPTNIGHYLAKGGYSGFMRALAMNSAEIISEMKKAGVRGRGGAGFPTWMKWQFCIDSNQETNYLICNADEGDPGAFMNRSLLESDPHSVLEGILIAAKTIHAEKAYIYCRAEYPLALERLEIAIAQMEENGLLGENIQGSGFNLEIIIKEGAGAFVCGEETALMASIEGERGTPRTRPPFPTTEGLFGKPTVINNVETMASAALILQKGAETYSDVGTKESKGTKTFSLVGQVKNTGLIEVPLGTTLKEVIFDIGGGIVDDGNFKAVQIGGPSGGCVPLHHIDTPIDYSSLIGVGAMMGSGGLVVMDEKTCMVEVARYFLEFIQRESCGKCVPCRLGTKQMLDVLTDITEGKGTEEDLEILPNLAQGIKQGSLCALGQSSPNPVLTTTRFFMNEYESHIKNRICPAKECKEFIQFAIDPQLCDGCMVCLKSCPVGAVSGSKDEVHEIDLDKCIKCGTCMDLCKKKKNAVEVVNAL from the coding sequence ATGAAACTTGAAGAAATAGTCCTTAAAGAAAAAAAGGATTATAATGATCTGTTTTCTAACAAAAATGCTGTATTAATAGGATCTGCAACATGTGGAAACTCAGCTGGGGCGCAAATTGCTCAAAAAATCATTAAAGAGGAACTGGAAAAGGCAGAATATGACTGCGATATTGTTGATGTGGGATGCATTGGATTATGCTATGTAGAACCCATAATAACTGTTTTAAAACCAGACCAACCCGCGGTATTCTATGGCAATGTCACCAAAAAGGTGGCCCGGCAAATTGTTAATTCGCATATCATCAAAGGTGAACCTCTGCAGGAATATGCTTTAGGGACTTATGGTGAAGGAAGAATAGATGGAATTAACTCTCTTTTTGAAGAAAAATCCATGAAACTGCAGGAGCGAAGAATACTCCGGAACTGTGGGCTGATTGATCCTACTAATATTGGCCATTACCTGGCTAAAGGAGGATATTCTGGTTTCATGAGGGCTTTAGCGATGAATTCTGCTGAAATAATCAGTGAAATGAAAAAAGCGGGTGTTCGTGGTCGAGGCGGAGCAGGATTCCCTACTTGGATGAAATGGCAGTTCTGCATAGATTCCAACCAAGAAACAAATTATCTGATTTGTAATGCTGATGAAGGGGATCCGGGGGCGTTCATGAATCGTTCGCTTCTAGAGAGTGATCCTCACTCTGTTCTTGAAGGAATACTAATTGCAGCTAAAACTATCCATGCTGAAAAGGCATATATCTACTGCAGAGCCGAATATCCTCTTGCATTAGAAAGGCTAGAAATAGCAATAGCTCAGATGGAAGAAAATGGATTATTAGGCGAAAATATTCAGGGGTCTGGATTCAACCTAGAAATTATCATAAAAGAGGGGGCTGGGGCATTTGTATGTGGGGAAGAAACAGCACTTATGGCTTCAATTGAAGGTGAAAGAGGAACTCCACGCACCAGGCCTCCGTTTCCAACTACAGAAGGACTTTTTGGCAAACCCACAGTTATAAATAATGTGGAAACCATGGCCAGTGCGGCTTTGATCCTTCAAAAAGGTGCTGAAACATATTCTGACGTGGGGACTAAAGAGAGTAAAGGAACCAAGACTTTCTCATTGGTGGGCCAAGTCAAAAACACAGGACTTATAGAAGTACCGCTGGGAACCACTTTAAAAGAAGTAATATTCGATATTGGTGGGGGTATTGTGGATGATGGGAATTTCAAGGCAGTACAAATTGGTGGCCCCTCTGGAGGTTGTGTCCCATTGCACCATATAGACACCCCTATTGATTATAGTTCACTTATTGGTGTAGGGGCTATGATGGGCTCTGGTGGCCTGGTGGTTATGGATGAAAAGACATGTATGGTGGAAGTAGCCAGATACTTTTTAGAATTCATACAGAGAGAATCCTGTGGAAAATGTGTTCCCTGCAGGTTGGGAACCAAGCAAATGCTCGATGTTTTAACAGACATAACTGAAGGAAAAGGCACAGAAGAAGACCTGGAAATATTACCTAATTTGGCTCAGGGAATAAAACAGGGTTCTCTTTGTGCTCTGGGACAGTCCTCACCGAATCCTGTTCTGACCACCACCCGTTTTTTCATGAATGAATATGAGTCTCATATTAAAAATAGGATATGCCCTGCCAAAGAATGTAAAGAATTTATTCAGTTTGCCATTGATCCCCAGTTATGTGATGGGTGTATGGTATGTCTTAAATCGTGCCCTGTGGGTGCTGTTAGCGGATCTAAAGATGAAGTGCATGAAATTGATTTGGACAAGTGTATTAAATGTGGTACATGCATGGATTTATGTAAAAAGAAAAAGAATGCGGTTGAAGTGGTTAATGCTTTATAA
- the nuoE gene encoding NADH-quinone oxidoreductase subunit NuoE — MQELNKILSRYAGDKSDLIPLLQDVQSKYGYIGEEHMEEISNFTKVPQSEIYGVATFYTQFRFTPKGKKHIAVCTGTACHVTGAQHVIEGVERHLSIKEGETTPDGEYSLESVGCLGCCALAPAAMVNDEIKSKLSLRSLKKLFR; from the coding sequence ATGCAAGAATTAAATAAAATTTTATCCAGGTATGCCGGTGATAAATCGGATTTAATTCCATTACTACAGGATGTTCAATCAAAATATGGGTATATTGGCGAGGAACATATGGAAGAAATTTCTAATTTTACTAAAGTACCTCAAAGTGAAATATATGGGGTAGCTACATTTTACACTCAATTTAGATTCACGCCTAAAGGAAAAAAACACATAGCAGTATGTACTGGAACAGCATGCCATGTGACTGGGGCTCAACATGTAATTGAGGGAGTTGAACGCCACTTGAGTATAAAAGAAGGTGAAACAACTCCTGATGGTGAATACTCTTTAGAATCAGTGGGTTGCTTAGGGTGCTGTGCACTAGCTCCTGCGGCTATGGTTAATGATGAAATAAAATCTAAACTATCTCTGAGAAGCCTTAAAAAATTATTCAGATGA
- a CDS encoding carboxymuconolactone decarboxylase family protein, whose protein sequence is MSEELPKHYVSIRDRYQEYSDLLGELGKTVRQSGPIDHKNAHLIQLSASAAIRSEGAVHSHTKRALEAGASPEEVYQAILLVTSIIGFPNVAAAISWADDIILED, encoded by the coding sequence ATGTCTGAAGAATTGCCAAAACATTATGTAAGTATAAGGGATAGATATCAAGAATACAGTGATTTATTAGGAGAATTAGGAAAAACTGTACGTCAAAGTGGGCCAATAGATCACAAAAACGCTCATCTTATCCAATTATCAGCTTCTGCAGCTATTCGATCTGAAGGAGCTGTTCACAGCCATACTAAAAGAGCCTTGGAAGCTGGAGCTAGTCCGGAAGAAGTTTATCAAGCCATATTATTAGTAACCAGCATTATAGGTTTTCCGAATGTAGCTGCAGCTATTTCTTGGGCGGATGATATTATATTAGAAGATTAA
- the fdhD gene encoding formate dehydrogenase accessory sulfurtransferase FdhD — protein sequence MSKMYEKFPAVKIQSSSEKVMEKIVKDEQIELIANETLTRKFSISPDSLKEFGIGYLLGEGLIRSLKNIKDINISNSTINLTVDMEDFDIITELVVGSDCFGGWRQKIEYIDGIKSDFTLDKETLLHSFHDLKKNASTWHETGGTHVAGLIYKKKFIFKEDVSRHVAVDKVIGAGLLEEVDFKNSYIVYSGRMPADMLIKIARVGIPILASNAAPTTSGYAVAEEAGVTMVGFVRGDRFNIYTHPDRIIY from the coding sequence ATGTCCAAAATGTATGAAAAATTCCCTGCGGTTAAAATCCAGTCCAGCTCTGAAAAAGTAATGGAAAAGATTGTAAAAGATGAGCAGATTGAATTAATAGCTAATGAAACATTAACTCGAAAATTTTCTATTAGTCCAGACTCTTTAAAAGAATTTGGAATCGGTTATCTCCTAGGAGAAGGACTGATTAGGTCTTTAAAAAATATTAAAGATATTAACATAAGTAATTCCACCATAAATCTAACTGTAGACATGGAAGATTTTGATATCATTACAGAGTTGGTTGTGGGATCAGATTGTTTTGGAGGTTGGAGACAGAAAATAGAATATATTGATGGAATTAAATCTGATTTTACCCTCGATAAAGAAACTTTACTTCACTCTTTCCATGATTTAAAAAAAAATGCAAGTACATGGCATGAAACCGGTGGAACGCATGTAGCAGGGCTGATTTACAAAAAAAAATTCATATTCAAAGAAGATGTTAGTCGGCACGTTGCAGTTGACAAAGTGATTGGTGCAGGGCTACTGGAAGAAGTTGATTTTAAAAATAGTTACATTGTTTATAGTGGGCGGATGCCTGCAGACATGCTTATAAAAATTGCTCGTGTGGGAATTCCTATTTTAGCGTCTAATGCCGCCCCCACCACTTCAGGATATGCGGTAGCCGAAGAAGCTGGAGTTACTATGGTGGGTTTTGTACGTGGAGATCGTTTTAATATTTACACCCACCCTGATAGAATTATCTATTAA
- the hxlB gene encoding 6-phospho-3-hexuloisomerase, whose protein sequence is MIINDAISEIIGNIEDLSQGLEEETINKMMDMIMASDNVFVLGLGRSGLVAKAFAMRLMHLGVGVYVVGETITPAIYENDCLLAISGSGETSSVISTAKITEKRGAKIIAVTSYTDSSLAEMADLVVEVKGRTKIDSEQDYDIRQMNGKHQSLAPLGTLFEVTSLIFLDGFIAQLMAKMKKTEDDMKLKHNVLE, encoded by the coding sequence ATGATTATAAATGATGCTATTAGTGAAATAATTGGAAATATTGAAGATTTATCTCAGGGATTAGAAGAAGAAACCATAAACAAAATGATGGATATGATAATGGCTTCGGACAATGTTTTTGTTCTGGGTTTAGGTCGATCTGGGCTGGTGGCAAAGGCATTTGCCATGCGTTTAATGCATTTAGGTGTGGGGGTTTATGTAGTAGGGGAGACCATTACTCCAGCTATATATGAAAATGACTGCCTTTTAGCAATTTCAGGGTCTGGAGAGACCAGTAGCGTCATTAGCACCGCGAAAATAACTGAAAAAAGAGGTGCAAAAATTATAGCAGTTACTTCTTATACTGATTCCAGTTTAGCTGAGATGGCTGATTTGGTAGTAGAAGTAAAAGGAAGAACCAAAATAGACAGTGAACAGGATTATGACATAAGGCAGATGAATGGTAAACACCAATCTTTAGCGCCTTTAGGTACTTTATTTGAGGTCACCAGCCTAATATTTTTAGATGGTTTCATAGCCCAACTTATGGCTAAAATGAAAAAGACAGAGGATGATATGAAATTAAAGCACAATGTGCTTGAATAA